The genomic region TATAAATGTGTTGGTGCTCAAACAGTCATAGTGCCATCTGAAAATACATGAGCAAAAGCTTAGAATAGAGGGCTCAGCCATGTTCCCCAAGGTGACCGTCTCTTACCATTGCTGTTATCCTCCTGTTTCTTTTCCTTCtgtttcttcctctcttcccgGTCAGCTCTGAGCTTCCATTCCCTCAGCCAACTGCAAACGGATTGGTTTATGCAAAATTACATGAAAGATTAATTGAACTAATGGCATGTAACACACAGGCTTTCAATAAAGCTCATAAAGCCATTGATTCACAccttttacatacactaagtatgtggacacccataaaaaaaattgtggatttggctatttcagccacaccattgctgacaagtgtataaaaatctagcacacagccatgcaaactTCCTAGACAAACATtagtagtagaatggccttattggagagctcagtgactttcaacgtggcagcatcataggatgccacctttccaacaagtcagtttgtcaaatttctgccctgctagagctgcaccggtcaactctaagtgatgttattgtaaagtggaaacgtctaggggcAACAACGGctaagccgcaaagtggtaggccacacaagctcacagaacgggaccgcgagtgctgaagtgtgtcatgactgtcctgatcaGGTCACAGGAGACTACAACCCTACAGATTATCTCTCACCcctaacagaggaggagagatctaggggtatgaagatgtgggggttttatgacccCTCAAGCCCATGGTAAATCTTAGGCAACAGACAAATTTCCTTTGTCCTCTCACTATGGAAAACCAGCCTCAGAACATTAAACATGCAATAAATGAactttggaacaatggtttccgtcagccacaatggtggtaatgacgatagatggaatatgaaaattaatgtcatttttgttttgttattaaaggttAAAGGATGACGTTATTacgaaaacattgtaactttaaGAGTTTTCTTAGTATAtgcttgatgtttatacattgtatgttgtgtggtaaatgtccaaatcaaagagaatgttttggtaaagatTAAATGTGATgttgtctaaaattggatttgagtcaAATCTAGACCTTGCCTTTTAACTTGGTacgcccagagaattgccctAAATGCGGTTACGCCCATTTCTGACCTGAGGGTATAAGACATgtgagttaagaattaacatatcagactaAGTGACCCGAGCTGCAGCAAGGTCTGAGTAGTCAACGAACTCAAAACGCAACACGAGGTTGAAGACAAAGGAACCTTATTCTATCCATGCTACGGAGGAGTAGCTATGTCTAAGCGGGTGAATTCATGCCGGACCACTCGACCTCCACTCCCCATCGAATCGTATCTACACTGTTTCATTCCTACACTGTGAGCCCTGAGCTACAGGGCTGGCTGTCCTCAGAAGAACCCTTTCAGACGAGGAATCAGACCACTAAGCAAAAAGGACACTGACATCGTGAGGACAACCAGAGAGTTGCATCAGAGAAGCGCGTCATTGAGAAGCCTAAACAGTCCACGTGGAGAATCCACAGAGACCTTCAACatgtaattacatcattatattctgacccataagGGCAGCAGTTCGGGGCAAGGTTAGGGTCAAAATAAGCATAGCTGACAAATGCACCCAAATGTATGTTTCTCTCgtgtactttctctctctttgaaatCCCCAATTTGGGTAACagtgtgctgacgttgcttccagaggcagtttggaactcggtagtgagtgttgcaaccgaggacagacagatTTTTATGCACTtgtcgtgacgttgtattagttaatgtgATGACTGCTGCCCATCGAATGATTAAAGGTTTATAATTGCGTGATTAAATTAATCAAGCAATAAAACtaattttcccatggtgccccatgTTAGTTAATAATGGCTTGATTAATTTAATCACGCAATTATAAACCTTTAAATCATTCGATGGGCAGCAGTCATcacattaactaatacaacgtcacgacaAGTGCATAAAAatctgtctgtcctcggttgcaacactcactaccgagttccaaactgcccctggaagcaacgtcagcacaagaactgttcgtcgggagcttcatgaaaatgggtttccatggccaagcagccacacacaagcctaagatcaccatgcacaatgccaacgctacctgcccgaatgcatagtgcaaactgtcaagtttggtggaggaggaataaatggtctggggctgttttcatggtttgggctaggccccttagttccagtgaagggaaatcttaacagcatacaatgacattctagacgattctgtgcttccaactttgtggcaacagtttggggaaagcctttccctgtttcagcatgccccgtgcacaaagcgaggtccacacagaaatgttttgttgagatcggtgtggaagaacttgagtggcctgcacagagccctgacttcaacatcaaacacctttgggaggaattggaatgccgactgcatattaatgcccatgattttggaacgagatgtttgacgagcaggtgtccacatacttttggccatgtactgtatatctgtaaAACCTGTGTAGAGCCAGCAGGGTGCCTAGTACACCTAGATACTGAGCTATTCAGTTGAGTCATTCAGTAGATACACCACAATCCCTTACCTGTGCAGCCTCCTCACTGAGGCAGTGTTGCCTATGACGTCATTGGAGTGCTGTGGTTGGTACTTCTCTGTCCACAACACATCCTCTTTTACGGAGTCTGGTGGAATAAAAAAAGCAGTTACTAAAGACTATTCAAAAATTTATTTTGTAATGTTATGAAAAAGAAGCACATTTAAGAATCTAACTGAAAGGCCATGTTTCAGCTACCACAGATACGGCAAGATAAGAGGTTTTACAGAGAACTACATTTCTTATTTGCCCTCTTACCATCTTTGACAGAGTTGCTAGCCAGTGGCGAGTCCTCCAGGAGTAGCACAGGGTCCTTTAGGGAGGGGAGTGGTGTTTTCATCTCCTCATTCTCCTGTTGCTTGCGCCTCCTCCCTCGCCCTCCCCTCCTGGGTGGCTCAGGTTCAGGGGAGATGGTGTCCCCGTCGATCACAATGATCTTCTCCTCCGACCTCCTGGACCTCTGCTTCTTGGCCACCTTTCCCACggccccctcaccccctctcttcctctttccccccACAGGCTCTGTCGATGCTGGGGCACTGCTGGCGAGTTTGGTACTGGGGTCTGCCTCTGAAGCTGTGCATTCCTGGAGGTGGTCCGTCCGCCTCTTCAGGAAGCGTGTGAGAAACCGCTGGACGGGGAAAGGAGGGTTGGATGCACTGATCTCCCCCATTAGGAGCTTACGAATGGGCTCAGAGAAATCTTCTCGCCAGCCAGACCCCTGTTCAGAACAAATGATTCCATTATCTAAAGTTGATTAACAAACAAAACTACACCAGTAAATATTACCAGTGAAATATgaaatgtataaaataatattACAACATACCCTTTCAGTGTGGGCTCTGGAGGCTGGCTCAGTCTTACAGCAAGTGGAACTATCGTGGGATGGGAGCTGGTTTGATGGTAGACATCGAAGCTCCTTCAGGAAGTGTAAGCGAGGAGAAACAGGCCATGGTAGACTCCAGAGAGGACACTCTGTCAAAGGGCCAAGAAAAACATAATTAGATGGAGAACACAGAGGGAACACTTGAACAGGAAGTGCGCTGAAAAGGCTAAGGTTTCCAGTTCAAATCCCAGTTACGGCACACAAATTATTTAATAAAAACCTCAGTGCAGTGCACACTTATTATCTATCAGTTGCTTAAGATTTACAGTCGTAAAAATGGCCATTCAAAAAATCTAAACATCCGTGTGTGGCACCCTTTATGCAACTAATAAGAACACTTGGACGGAAGGGACAGAGCTAGCAAGGAGAAAAAACACACCCTGTGACGTCTGCAGCACGTGCACTACAGGCtggaaggaggagcaggagacTGCGTAGGCCTCATTGGTGGCAACGGTTTTGGCTATCTGCTTCTTGAAGGACTCTGGGAAGCCACTCTTCAGGAACTCTCTGCGGGCTCGGAACTGTTCATCATCCTGAGAGTTCTCTGAACCATCACGGCTATAAGGGGTAAGAGGCACAATACGGGTGTAAGGTCAAAGGTCTTGTTGAGGTATGCAAAAAGTTTGAATATAGACCAAACTGTGTTATCGATAATAAGCTGCAGGTCTGTAATAAGCTTACCTGCGATCATCAAAGATGGATATGACTGATGTCCTCGGTGCTTTTTTCCCAAGGAACATGGGAGCCACTTTGGAAGGTAAAAAAATACACAAAACATTAATGTTAGTGTCCTTCTATACATACATataccaaaaataaataaaatcataatCATACAGCAATTGGTGCTTAGCCCGTATAAGACAAGATTTCATCAAgaatgtgtgcacaaaatacaAATTACATTTAACAAATGTATTGCTTTAAacaatgaaatgcttaattaACAATCATAACAAAGTACGGCTTTCACCTTGTCACGATACACAAATAATACACTTCACCTTCTCCTCCAGGCTTTGAAAATTAATTGTGTAATGTCAAAAATTCCCTTTCTAAAAAATAACTACAGCCTGTGTATATCCTGTAGCCAGAACACTTCAGGGTGAGCAAATTATAGATTTCTATAATGATTTCTATAATCATGTTACGACTTATGTCAACAACAGTGATAAAGTACCTGCTGGATTATTGGCCTCCTTGCTGGCAGGTGCTTTTTTCCCCAATACATCATTTAGACTGCGTTTCTGAGCTTTGCCCTTCTCCTTGGCAGTCAGAGCAGAGCCATCCTGGCTATCCTCCACACAAACCACTGAGTCCTGCACAAACAGTGGTTCGCAAAAATAAAGGGTTAGTGGGTTATCTATGAAACAAAGCCTTTCTGTACTTGTGCTTCGTCTCAGTTGGAGAAATGGACAGGAAAACAAGACAGTCAGGTGGATTGAAAAGTACATGCATCATCTCTAATATGACAATTGTTATCAATGGAGCATGAATTGTACAGTACAACTACACACTGAGCGAGAGTAGAACATTTTCTCCCAAGTAAGGAAAAACCTACAATCTTTAACTGAAATGTCATTAGGACTGTAGTGTACCTCGTCTTCACTGTAGCTCTTCTTGACCAAGACCTGGCTCCGGGAGGAGCGTCGTAAAGACCTCTGACCCTCCTTATCCGCTGCTGCCTTTTTACTCTGCTGTATCTCCCGGGCTTTCTCCACCAACTTCTTTGCCTTTTTTCTCTTTTTGGATGCATTGGATTCCTGATGAAGAGGATTCAAATGGGTTTAAGAAGAAAAACTACAAGTGAAAGGAAAGTGTGTGCTGAATTATAGCTGCTAATTCAAAACATCCGTTTCATATTCCAACTGATAAAAACAGAGGCTATAATTACCTTAGTAGCTAGGGGACTGAGGATTTCAAAATCACTTCCACCCTCAGACTTTGATGCAGAGCTTTGGAAGACAACTCTGGTAAATTTCATCCTGAAGGTTCAAGGTAACAATAAAATGATAATAGTTTATGCCAAGGTAGTCGAAACAGCAAAAACAAATGAAATGCCCAAAATGTTAATTTTCAAACATATACAATGCAAACTAGATATTACAAAGTCAGCATGAAGCTAAAGCACTACTGTCGCTAGTAATGTATCGTCCTGCCTTTAAAACAGTGTCCAGACTAGGGACAGGCCTCCATTGTGGACGAGTCAATCTTTGTCCAAACCTATTGCCTCTCTGTTACTGACCAACAGGATGCACAAGCGAGACAATTAAAAACTATGCTTAAAGACATCTTGGCCATCCCTCACCTGATGGGACTTCCTGTCTTGTCTGGTGGACAGACCATCTGTGCTCTGAACACCCTGTGTCTGGACTTGTCTGACTTCGGGGTGGACATCTGGACCAGGCAGTCCTCGGTGACTGCTGCAACATCTTTCActctttctttttttgttttccTCACTGGGGTTACTGGATCAACAACAGGTGTCTGCCTGCAAGGGGCTTCTCTGGAGGACCtcctgactgttgttgatgtggaggTGGTGGGTTCTGCTTCAGGTTTAGCCTCAGTGTTGGACTTCCCTTTGGGTTTAGAATCAGTCTCCACATCGTCAGTCTCCATGGGAACATGGTCTTCTTGTGCCGCAGGTGAGGGAACTGACTCCTGCTCCAAGGCCTTCTTCCTCCCTCGTCTCTGCGGTTTCTTCTTAGCTGCATTTTTACCTGGCTGCTCCTCTGTTGGGGCAGCAGAGTGGTTCTCCTCCTCAGCGGCTTCCTCCCCAGCCTCCCCCAAGGCCTTGTCCACAGGCTGCTTCCCAGGACCCTTGCCGGGCTTGGCTGGCTGCTTGAAAGCACTCATGAACTGCTTTCGCTCAGTCTGGCTGCACTTGGGAGTGGATGATTCAGACTCAACGACACTGAGCTCCAGGTCCTCCTCCTGCAGGACCACGTTGGACTTCCTTTTTGGGGCATGCAGCAGCTCCGGTCTAGACTGGGGACAAGAAGAGGAAGCGGTCTTCACCACTACAGGTGCTAGGCTCCCCTCTTTTTCCCTGGAGAAGATGGAGGCCATCTTTTTCTCTGCAACCAGGACTGGCTCGTGGCCGGGGGAAATGGTGTGCACCTCAGCTTGGATGGTGAGGGTTCGAGGAGATATCTGCAGGGGACAAAGCTCATTGGCTTTGGGTACATCCAACGTGTCTTCTGGCTCCGGGTCGACTCCGCTTTTCTCCCCCACTTTCTCCTCTCCCTGGCCCCGAGTCTGCAGGAAGTCCTCAAAGGAGATGGTGACGGTGCTCCCGTTCAACTGAGACGCCTCACCCACGTTCACCTCGAAGCTTGCATCACACAAAGAGAGCTCAGCCTCCTGGACCTCGGGCACATACTCCCCCGTTTCCTTATCCTCCTGCTGCTTGGCTTTAGCCTTACTGACAGTCACCTTGTCTTTTCTAGGAATTTTAGGAGAACCGTCGCAACTTTCCTTTTTCTTTGCAGGAGCCCTTTTTTTAGAGTCCACCTTGGGATGATTGTCTTTTTGAGCCTTCTCAGGACATGCCGCGCCAGGGTCAATCTTACCACAGGTGTCTCCAGCCATGCCAGCATCAGCACTGAACTGGGCCAGCAGGGCAGCTGTGTCACTACCCAGGAAGCCACAGCTGCTGCTCACTACGTTGCCCTCTGACCCCTCACTGTCTCCTGGCCCCTCTAAGACCACACACTCCTCCGTCTCAGTGGAACCTGCATCAGCATCAGTCTCCTGTAACTGCCGGGCAACTTTGCTGGGCTTCCTGCCCTGTTTCTGAGGGGGCTTGGCTGGCAGCCTCACAGGGCTGTCTAGGCTGGCTGGTGATTCAGAGGGCTGGGGCCCCAGGCGGTTCTCCTTAGTCTGCTCTGGGGTACTACCTTTCTCTCTAACTGGTGTGGTCTTCCGGCTGAAGTAATCCATGATGTTGTTGGACCTGGGTGGGGAGAATGGTTTCTCCATGGGCTTGGGCACAGGGGAAAAGTAGTTTGTGATCATCTTGACAGGAGGAGCAAGGGCATCTTTGCATGATCTCTTGCATGGCTGTAAAACAAGGTGAGATGATTACGCTCTCAATTATTAAAACTATGCAATGAAAAAAATAAATCCAATGCGTTGACACAGGCTAGTGTAGACAGATGGAATTTGGTTGCACATACCTGAGTTTCAAAATCTTCAATGACAGATGCCATAGCAACGACACCAGCCATAATTTCACTGACCTAAAATAATTAAATGGTTTTAGTTGCAGTGACTAACTAGTTGGTGCATTCTGGTTCAGTTAAGTACTTAGGTAACTTACCTACTAACTAGTAGTAGTCAGTTAACCTGAAAAGCAGCAACTGTAGATAGATAGCTAGTTAAGGGACAGATCAATGGTGAATGTGGTAGTCAGCGAAAACAAAAGAACACAACTTACCAGCTCTTCTCCTTGATCCCTCTAGAAGACACAACCTCTAAGCTACGCGAACTGTCATTGTGTGGCAAAGTTGATAGCTTgataactaactgtctgtctaggGAAATAAATATCTTAAaataatatctatctatctagctaTATCCGACTATTGTTGGATGGCATGGCTAACGTTAGTTGGGAAATAGTCGGCTAGCAAGCTGCCCAAAACGCGTAACTAAACTACAACGAAGTTAACATGTAACTGCAAAGTAAATTCTAGATATTAAAGACGAATTAAAGACACATATAAGCAATAATTCCGTATATAGGGTACACTGGTAGTTTGGTTTCAGTCTTCCAAAAATCCCGCCTGACTCGTCTAGCCCAAAGGGCGCCAAATTGCCTTTCGCTTCAGCGTCACCAACTCCACCACTCACAGTGGCAGAACATGTACACGTCACGAACAGTTGTTGATGTTTTGACTGCAAGACTCCACCCCACGTGATATTGTAAATAATTAGCAGTTCTGTTTCTAAACAAATACAGCAAAAGCAGATAAAAGATCAACCCACTGCTGTCTAGTTTTGAAATAAATGAGAGTGAAGTAGATGTTATTCGTTGCTTGTATTCGTGATGATCCATCAAGGTTTGCTAATAAATGTACTGCACAGGTGGAAATTATGACAGCTACTACAAATGCATACTCTGATCAGTGCACAGACCATAAACCGTATAGGCACAGACAGTCCCTGTCATTGGAAGATGTGAAGGTTATTTTGACTGCCTTTGACAAAAGTTATTTTCAAAATTGTCCGAAACGTTGGGGGTTGAAATTCATATTTTGTAATAAAGTGTCTTCagatactgttaatataactttATGTTTTTACATTATTTGTAGAAAAGTCATCTAAACCTTGTTCCCGCTCTCAGTGCTCCATCTCCGGTTGCTTTCCCCTCCCGGAATATTTGATCGTCTGACTTCCCGCTCCTGCGCAGTCTGACCTGGCCTAAACACCACTTTAACTTTCGTATTTTCTTCTATCTCCCCTCCGCAAACATGTCGGAGTACAGCTCGGTACCGGCACCCGGGGTTGGAGCTCCTCTCGGCGGACATCTAGCTATCGGTAACGGTGGTGGAATAAAAAAAGATGCCTTTGCAGACGCGGTACAACGGGCCCGGCAGGTGAGACAGAAGCGGGAGGCATTGTAGCAATGCGCGTGAGCGCCACTGGGAAGGGGTGAAGAAAATGTGACTATTGTCTTGTTTCGTGGTTGTTAGCTTGCAAAGCTGGCTGACTATGTTTGGCGAGCAATCAATACGGTTGCCAGTTATGATTATTATAGCTACCTAGTTAACGTTATAAGTCAAGTGAATTTGAAGACCCAGTTGACGTGCCACTGCAGAAATACCGTTATGATGTTGTTACCAATGCATGCAAGTTGAGTTAGCCGTCTCCCAATGTTGTTGTGCTATTGAGAGCTGGCTGCTTCTGCTGCATGCAAAGACAAAGTCCTGATGACAGACAAGCGGGCTCCGAGCCCTCAGCGTGTCTGTGTTTTTGAGTGCATTCCCAACAAAGTATATATCCTTGACATCATTTGATTGACATCATTCAGCTCACAAACAATTAGCATCTCATGTAATATTTGAAGTTGCTGATCAACGTTAGTTAATACCCAGGACCAGCACAAATAAATCAGACATTCTCATCATGTCATGATATAATCTTTGAATATCTGTTATGTGTTCAAGTGACTTCAACTTTTGTGCATCAGATTGCTGCCAAGATTGGTGAATGTGCAGGGGTAGCCCCTATGAACAACATCAATGCACCAGACGTCTTTCCCTTCACAGCACAGAAACGACAGTTGGAGgacccaggtacacacacacacacactactggggACTGTGAAAGGGCCACTGCCAATGTGAACGTCTGATAACTGGAGTGTGTGCACACAGATTATTGTGAGATCAGATTCAACCTTTGTTtacttgtttttttttcttcccacAGATCAACCTGAGAGCAAGAAAATGGCTCCACAGAGTGACGTGGACTCAGCCACAGCTCTCTGTAAGTTACTCTTCCTCGTGTCTCCTACTACCTACTAATCCTGCTCCATGTCTTACATGAATGTCAACTGTCTCCCCTGGTCTGTCtgtactgtcctctcccctggtCGGTGTCTGTACTGTCCGGCCCCTCTCCCCTGGTCGGTGTCTGTACTGTCCGGCCCCTCTCCCCTGGTCTGTGTCAGTACAGTCCGTCCCCTCTCCCCTGGTCTGTGTCTGTACTGTCCGTCCCCTCTCCCCTggtctgtgtcagtactgtttCACCACTCTTCCCTGGTCGGTGTCTGTACTGTTTCACCACTCTTCCCTGGTCGGTGTCTGTACTGTCCGGCCCCTCTCCCCTGGTCGGTGTCTGTACTGTCCGGCCCCTCTCCCCTggtctgtgtcagtactgtttCACCACTCTTCCCTGGTCGGTGTCTGTACTGTCCGGCCCCTCTCCCCTGGTCGGTGTCTATACTGTCcggcccctctcccctctcccctggtcGGTGTCTGTACTGTCCGTGCCCTCTCCCCTGGTCGGTGTCTGTACTGTCCGGCCCCTCTCCCCTGGTCGGTGTCTGTACTGTCCGGCCCCTCTCCCCTGGTCGGTGTCTGTACTGTCCGGCCCCTCTCCCCTGGTCGGTGTCTGTACTGTCCGTGCCCTCTCCCCTGGTCGGTGTCTGTACTGTCCTGCCCCTCTCCCCTGGTCGGTGTCTGTACTGTCCGGCCCCTCTCCCCTGGTCGGTGTCTGTACTGTCCGGCCCCTCTCCCCTGGTCGGTGTCTGTACTGTCCGGCCCCTCTCCCCTGGTCGGTGTCTGTACTGTCCGGCCCCTCTCCCCTGGTCGGTGTCTGTACTGTCCGGCCCCTCTCCCCTGGTCGGTGTCTGTACTGTCCGTCCCCTCTCCCCTggtctgtgtcagtactgtttCACCACTCTTCCCTGGTCGGTGTCTGTACTGTCCGGCCCCTCTCCCCTGGTCGGTGTCTGTACTGTCCGGCCCCTCTCCCCTGGTCGGTGTCTGTACTGTCCGGGCCCCTCTCCCCTggtctgtgtcagtactgtttCACCACTCTTCCCTGGTCGGTGTCTGTACTGTCATGCCCCTCTCCCCTGGTCTGTCACTGTGAGCATCACCTGTGTTTGTCTTGTCCTCATTTTGCAGTGTGTCAGTAATCTGAgccctgttctctctctatatatctctctttctttctctctttccttttaCAGCTATTGGAGCCCAACTGGCAGCACTGGCCCAGCAGAGGCAAGTCATTAGCATCATTTAATCCATAACAATCCAAGTAGGTCTCTAAAATGAAGTGAAATAGTATTGGGGATTGGAATTAGTTCTTCAGCAGAAGATTATTGGTGACAATATGTTGACGATTTGGATAACGAACTGTTGTGCTTTGCTTCTCTCTCCCACAGTGCCAGGCTCACAACCACCTCAGAGGAGTACAGTGTTCCTGATGGAATGGTGGGACTCAGTAAGTGCACTTTCTCcaaatgccactttatataatgtttacataccctacattactcatctcatatgtatatactgtactctaccatctactgcaccttgcctatgccgttcggccatcgctcattgatatattcttattcattcctttacacttgtgtgtgtgtataaggtagttgttgtgaaattgttagattagattacttgttagatattactgcatggtcggaactagaagcacaagcatttagctacattCGCATTAatatctcctaaccatgtgtatgtgacaaatacatttgatttggattATTTTTTTCGTGTTGAATTTGAACATTACTGGACACATCATGAACATCATAATCAATAAAAAATAcaactctcctctcttcctctcctccagtcattgGCCGGGGCGGAGAACAGATCAACAAGATCCAGCAGGAATCAGGCTGCAAGGTTCAGATAGCCCCAGGTGAGGGACTGTGGAAAGTGTGGCCTTTATAGTCAATGGTTCAGATAGCCCCAGGTGAGGGACTGTGGAAAGTGTGGCCTTTATAGTCAATGGTTAGGAGCAGAGCTATAGTTGAACTCTTCATCTGTttttatggttgtgtgtgtgcgcgtgtgtgtgttattgactgtTGGTTGTTTTCAGACAGTGGAGGTTTACCAGAGAGGAGTGTCTCTCTCACAGGGTCCCCAGACTCCGTACAGTAAGTGAGATCCTACTAGCTAATTGTGATATTTTTGTATTGTTATCACAAGATGCTGTTCGCCTCTAGCCACTGAATTTACACAGCTCTATCTTTATGTATGGCATATCTCGTAGTTCCACTATTAATGTGTGCTATTGCACTCATCAGTTGAGTTGACCCACCCCCCTCTCTTCCATTCTGACTAGGAAAGCCAAGATTTTATTGGATGAGATTGTGTCTCGGGGGAGGGGCACACCCCCCTCATCCTTCCACGAGGCGACCAATGGACAGAGTGGCTCAGGGCAGGAGATGATGATTCCCGCAGGCAAGGCTGGCCTCATCATCGGCAAGGGAGGGGAGACTATCAAACAGCTACAGGTATATACAGACAGTCAGTCGGCCTCACCAGTAGCCAGAGAAGTGTTCCACAACACATTGAGGCGTGTGTTTTGAGATGTTGACAGTTTCATCGCAAACAGGCTGATGTGTGCAGTCATGCAAATTAATTTTTTGGTTGTTAAATCTACAGAGCAAGCATGAAAGAAATATAAGCAGGAAATTCTCGTATCTCATTACACAAGTATTTCATGGACCATGTGAGTGTTGTGAATCATTGCCATCAGTAGGTTGAGCAGAGCTgaccatgctgtctgtctgcggCGTTGACAGGAGCGAGCAGGAGTGAAGATGATCCTGATTCAGGACGCGTCTCAGGGACCCAACATGGACAAGCCCCTGCGCATCATCGGGGAGCCATACAAAGTGGAGGTAACACAAGGCCTTGCTACAATCTGTATCCCACATTGAATTGGCATGCTGTACTGCAGCTCTGCAGATGGGGGATTTGGTAGCAACTTTTAATGTGCTAATAGCTGTTCTCCCTAAGGAGACTTAATAAAGTTGTTTGAGTTTGAATATCTGTCCTGTGGGTCTGCACAGCAAGCCATGGAGTTGGTGCAGGAGATACTGAGGGAGAGGGATCAGCCTGGCTTCGGAGACAGGAACGAGTACGGCTCCCGCATGGGGGGAGGTGGAAGAGCCATGGACGTAAGTCAGAgggctctttgtgtgtgtgtgtgtgtgtgtgtgtgtgtgtgtgtgtgtgtgtgtgtgtgtgtgtggagagggacTCACATTCCCCATCACAGGTCTGATGTTTTATTCATAAGAGAGTGAGCACCTTCCTTTAGCTATCAATCTAATCTATTTGGCACTGTCTAACCTGCTCTCTGATTGGCTAGGTTCCAGTGCCGCGACACTCTGTCGGGGTGGTGATTGGTCGCAACGGGGAGATGATCAAGAAGATTCAGAACGACGCAGGAGTTAGGATACAGTTTAAACCAGGTATATAACTTAAACCAGGTATATAACGTTTCATAGTCATGTCATATGAACTACTGCTACTCAACTAATTTACACAGTTTAACCACAAGTTATGTGGTGTCAACTAACAAGCTTTACATTCTGTATGTGGTGTTGCACAAGACTCAGAG from Salvelinus fontinalis isolate EN_2023a unplaced genomic scaffold, ASM2944872v1 scaffold_0806, whole genome shotgun sequence harbors:
- the LOC129847374 gene encoding ATPase family AAA domain-containing protein 5-like, which produces MAGVVAMASVIEDFETQPCKRSCKDALAPPVKMITNYFSPVPKPMEKPFSPPRSNNIMDYFSRKTTPVREKGSTPEQTKENRLGPQPSESPASLDSPVRLPAKPPQKQGRKPSKVARQLQETDADAGSTETEECVVLEGPGDSEGSEGNVVSSSCGFLGSDTAALLAQFSADAGMAGDTCGKIDPGAACPEKAQKDNHPKVDSKKRAPAKKKESCDGSPKIPRKDKVTVSKAKAKQQEDKETGEYVPEVQEAELSLCDASFEVNVGEASQLNGSTVTISFEDFLQTRGQGEEKVGEKSGVDPEPEDTLDVPKANELCPLQISPRTLTIQAEVHTISPGHEPVLVAEKKMASIFSREKEGSLAPVVVKTASSSCPQSRPELLHAPKRKSNVVLQEEDLELSVVESESSTPKCSQTERKQFMSAFKQPAKPGKGPGKQPVDKALGEAGEEAAEEENHSAAPTEEQPGKNAAKKKPQRRGRKKALEQESVPSPAAQEDHVPMETDDVETDSKPKGKSNTEAKPEAEPTTSTSTTVRRSSREAPCRQTPVVDPVTPVRKTKKERVKDVAAVTEDCLVQMSTPKSDKSRHRVFRAQMVCPPDKTGSPIRMKFTRVVFQSSASKSEGGSDFEILSPLATKESNASKKRKKAKKLVEKAREIQQSKKAAADKEGQRSLRRSSRSQVLVKKSYSEDEDSVVCVEDSQDGSALTAKEKGKAQKRSLNDVLGKKAPASKEANNPAVAPMFLGKKAPRTSVISIFDDRSRDGSENSQDDEQFRARREFLKSGFPESFKKQIAKTVATNEAYAVSCSSFQPVVHVLQTSQECPLWSLPWPVSPRLHFLKELRCLPSNQLPSHDSSTCCKTEPASRAHTERGSGWREDFSEPIRKLLMGEISASNPPFPVQRFLTRFLKRRTDHLQECTASEADPSTKLASSAPASTEPVGGKRKRGGEGAVGKVAKKQRSRRSEEKIIVIDGDTISPEPEPPRRGGRGRRRKQQENEEMKTPLPSLKDPVLLLEDSPLASNSVKDDSVKEDVLWTEKYQPQHSNDVIGNTASVRRLHSWLREWKLRADREERKKQKEKKQEDNSNDSWDTEDGDSQEGEDFMCNTLLITGPTGVGKTAAVYACAQELGFKVFEVNASSQRSGRQILSQLREATQSHQVDIQGVNAHKPCYFSSSTTRPGSSPRKVYSPRRVVSSPRKPPQSPREAKRGGLAPTSLANFFKMGRPGPTNKEPASASQDQKQPTAVPKKTSKAKERSSKTEEPQNGPAAAANTKDSSSSSEEQSRKTATSLILFEEVDVVFDDDSGFLAAIKTFMTTTKRPVILTTSDPTFSTMFDGYFEEIHFKTPSVVNVGSYLQLLCLAENMRTDARDVSSLLHLNGCDIRQSLLHLQFWSRSTGGRKLSRPLPDSDPIATHLQPKTEETAGGSVVSEGVTPAGPLPPCDTGCTESMLGLLNMEPERDMQDLFKSQSTVEPGCWELLTTSKRRGMDLLYSNMEALLPLPTTHLTVTTHRWPQEVSNRTQEESSADPQEIATSMNSIKPEIDLPPQTEVDPLPHSRLQQVAEGSETDGSPVKVSSRMKKKKQLGTREDLDPFHSDSDSDDAFLSLHTKPPPNPPQTQMEGEDSQDDSTSNKVELESVKAREEEVKEKAPAPVRMRVPLTPEQRMKSEPVSHCLGSLAEFLDHMSLLDSSLCLHTSPVGSARHAHRTFGLRAETKDGMNDEPREECHGGSWVEGERAGEIQAAVEALSFQRCRAGVEEAWGKAQGLEGELGKEAVNELTLPVAPHRQGFRITQDSPCEPKVLQRRREVMDILPSRVAGTLGNRPAAALDFLPFLRTICRSETLKEQFKVKRR